A genome region from Meriones unguiculatus strain TT.TT164.6M chromosome 19, Bangor_MerUng_6.1, whole genome shotgun sequence includes the following:
- the LOC132649359 gene encoding serpin B9-like, with the protein MNTVSEANGTFAIQLLKTLCQNNPSKNVCYSPVSISSALAMVLLGAKGETAAQICQTLGLNTKENIHQGFLWLLSNLNLPRRKYTLSMANRLFAENTCEVLSTFKESCLKFYQSELERLSFAKDAKKSRKHINMWVSKQTKGKIPELLSEDAIDSGTRLVLVNALYFKGKWEQPFNKELTREMSFEISKKKKKPVQMMMHEDIFNLACVDEVQSKLLEIPYKGMELSLLVLLPDDGVDLRKVENNLTFEKLTAWTKPDFMESRNVEVYLPKFKLQEDYEMESVFQQLGVVDVFDGYKADLSGMCPERGLCVSKLVHKSVVEISEEGTEAVAASDTDGSDADSDDPIFCAKRPFLFFIRHNKTNSLLFCGRFSSP; encoded by the exons ATGAATACTGTGTCAGAAGCAAATGGCACTTTTGCCATCCAGCTTTTGAAGACGCTCTGTCAAAACAACCCTTCCAAAAATGTATGTTATTCCCCTGTGAGCATCTCCTCTGCTCTAGCGATGGTCCTCTTGGGGGCAAAGGGAGAGACTGCAGCCCAGATATGTCAG ACACTTGGTTTGAacaccaaagaaaacatccaTCAAGGCTTCCTTTGGCTTCTCAGCAATCTGAACCTGCCACGCCGAAAGTATACCCTCAGCATGGCCAACAGACTCTTTGCAGAGAACACTTGTGAAGTGCTCTCA ACCTTTAAGGAGTCCTGTCTTAAGTTCTATCAATCGGAGTTGGAGCGGCTCTCCTTTGCCAAAGATGCAAAGAAGTCCAGGAAACACATAAACATGTGGGTCTCCAAGCAGACTAAAG GCAAAATTCCGGAGCTGTTGTCAGAGGATGCAATTGATTCAGGGACCAGGCTGGTTCTTGTCAATGCCTTATATTTCAAAGGAAAGTGGGAGCAACCATTTAACAAAGAATTAACCCGTGAAATGTCCTTTGAAATAAGCAAG aagaagaaaaagccagtGCAGATGATGATGCATGAAGACATATTTAACTTGGCCTGTGTCGATGAGGTGCAGTCGAAGTTGCTGGAGATTCCCTATAAGGGCATGGAGCTGAGCTTGTTGGTCCTGCTCCCAGATGACGGTGTGGACCTcagaaag GTGGAAAACAATCTCACTTTTGAGAAGTTGACAGCCTGGACCAAACCAGACTTTATGGAGAGCCGTAATGTTGAAGTTTACCTTCCAAAATTTAAGCTACAAGAGGATTATGAAATGGAGTCCGTGTTTCAACAGTTGGGAGTGGTGGATGTCTTTGATGGCTACAAGGCTGACTTATCAGGAATGTGTCCAGAGAGAGGCCTGTGTGTGTCCAAGCTTGTTCACAAGAGTGTAGTGGAGATCAGTGAGGAAGGCACAGAGGCTGTAGCAGCATCTGACACAGACGGTTCAGATGCTGATTCAGATGACCCAATTTTCTGTGCTAAgcgccccttcctcttcttcatcagGCACAACAAAACCAACAGCCTCCTGTTCTGTGGCAGGTTCTCATCTCCATAA